From one Pseudopipra pipra isolate bDixPip1 chromosome 2, bDixPip1.hap1, whole genome shotgun sequence genomic stretch:
- the RPL8 gene encoding large ribosomal subunit protein uL2 encodes MGRVIRGQRKGAGSVFRAHVKHRKGPAKLRAVDFAERHGYIKGIVKDIIHDPGRGAPLAKIAFRDPYRFKKRTELFIAAEGIHTGQFVYCGKKAQLNIGNVLPVGTMPEGTIVCCLEEKPGDRGKLARASGNYATVISHNPETKKTRVKLPSGSKKVISSANRAVVGIVAGGGRIDKPILKAGRAYHKYKAKRNCWPRVRGVAMNPVEHPFGGGNHQHIGKPSTIRRDAPAGRKVGLIAARRTGRLRGTKTVQEKEN; translated from the exons ATGGGACGCGTCATCCGCGGGCAGAGGAAAGGCGCGGGCTCCGTGTTCCGCGCACACGTGAAGCACAGGAAGGGCCCGGCCAAGCTCCGCGCCGTGGACTTCGCCGAGCGGCACGGATACATCAAGGGCATCGTCAAG GACATTATCCATGACCCAGGCCGGGGCGCTCCCCTGGCCAAGATCGCGTTCCGTGACCCGTACCGGTTCAAGAAGCGCACGGAGCTGTTCATCGCCGCCGAGGGCATCCACACCGGCCAGTTCGTGTACTGTGGCAAGAAAG CTCAGCTGAACATCGGTAATGTCCTGCCTGTGGGCACCATGCCAGAGGGCACCATCGTGTGCTGCCTGGAGGAGAAGCCCGGTGACCGTGGGAAGCTGGCACGTGCCTCTGGGAACTACGCCACAGTCATCTCTCACAACCCTGAAACGAAGAAAACCAGAGTGAAGCTGCCCTCTGGCTCCAAGAAAGTGATTTCTTCTGCAAACAGAGCTGTTGTTG GAATCGTTGCCGGCGGAGGCCGTATTGACAAGCCCATCCTGAAGGCTGGCAGGGCCTACCACAAGTACAAGGCCAAGAGGAACTGCTGGCCACGTGTCCGTGGTGTGGCCATGAAC ccTGTAGAACATCCCTTCGGAGGGGGTAACCACCAGCACATCGGGAAGCCCTCGACCATCCGGAGAGACGCTCCCGCCGGGCGCAAGGTCGGTCTCATCGCTGCCCGTCGCACAGGCAGGCTGAGGGGAACAAAGACTGTGCAGGAGAAGGAGAACTAA